One segment of Macaca fascicularis isolate 582-1 chromosome 2, T2T-MFA8v1.1 DNA contains the following:
- the LRRC3B gene encoding leucine-rich repeat-containing protein 3B — translation MNLVDLWLTRSLSMCLLLQSFVLMILCFHSASMCPKGCLCSSSGGLNVTCSNANLKEIPRDLPPETVLLYLDSNQITSIPNEIFKDLHQLRVLNLSKNGIEFIDEHAFKGVAETLQTLDLSDNRIQSVHKNAFNNLKARARIANNPWHCDCTLQQVLRSMASNHETAHNVICKTSVLDEHAGRPFLNAANDADLCNLPKKTTDYAMLVTMFGWFTMVISYVVYYVRQNQEDARRHLEYLKSLPSRQKKADEPDDISTVV, via the coding sequence ATGAATCTGGTAGACCTGTGGTTAACCCGTTCCCTCTCCATGTGTCTCCTCCTACAAAGTTTTGTTCTTATGATACTGTGCTTTCATTCTGCCAGTATGTGTCCCAAGGGCTGTCTTTGTTCTTCCTCTGGGGGTTTAAATGTCACCTGTAGCAATGCAAATCTCAAGGAAATACCTAGAGATCTTCCTCCTGAAACAGTCTTACTGTATCTGGACTCCAATCAGATCACATCTATTCCCAATGAAATTTTTAAGGACCTCCATCAACTGAGAGTTCTCAACCTGTCCAAAAATGGCATTGAGTTTATCGATGAGCATGCCTTCAAAGGAGTGGCTGAAACCTTGCAGACTCTGGACTTGTCCGACAATCGGATTCAAAGTGTGCACAAAAATGCCTTCAATAACCTGAAGGCCAGGGCCAGAATTGCCAACAACCCCTGGCACTGCGACTGTACTCTACAGCAAGTTCTGAGGAGCATGGCATCCAATCATGAGACAGCCCACAATGTGATATGTAAAACATCCGTGTTGGATGAACATGCTGGCAGACCATTCCTCAATGCTGCCAACGATGCTGACCTTTGTAACCTCCCTAAAAAAACTACCGATTATGCCATGCTGGTCACCATGTTTGGCTGGTTCACCATGGTGATCTCATATGTGGTATATTATGTGAGGCAAAATCAGGAGGATGCCCGGAGACACCTCGAATACTTGAAATCCCTGCCAAGCAGGCAAAAGAAAGCAGATGAACCTGATGATATTAGCACTGTGGTATAG